The following are encoded in a window of Sinorhizobium sojae CCBAU 05684 genomic DNA:
- a CDS encoding ParA family protein — MPLCISAVSGKGGAGKTTAVILIAGEYALQGKRVLLIDADGRQNLQEWWKRCEAKDNLPDNIELITAARQTTVQQLLENDANKFDVVLMDSPGQDTVLRDTIIAGSHIVLTPIQPNQDEIKAAGQAAADTADISDKVGRVIPHANFVTRITMPAKYLEAYRLVRPFVQNLQEGGYDSYLLATELMERNCYREIRNGYGTLQMLDLTDSVKKGRAEVMNLVGDIEALLADEETGVANG, encoded by the coding sequence ATGCCACTTTGTATATCTGCCGTGAGCGGCAAGGGTGGGGCAGGAAAGACAACCGCGGTCATTTTAATCGCCGGCGAATATGCCCTTCAGGGAAAGCGGGTCCTCCTCATTGACGCAGACGGCCGCCAAAACCTTCAGGAATGGTGGAAGCGCTGTGAGGCGAAAGACAACCTGCCTGATAACATTGAGCTTATCACCGCGGCACGGCAGACGACCGTTCAACAGCTCCTCGAAAACGACGCGAACAAGTTCGACGTCGTCTTGATGGACTCGCCCGGCCAGGACACTGTTCTGAGGGACACGATCATTGCGGGGTCGCATATCGTGCTGACCCCGATTCAGCCAAACCAGGACGAAATCAAGGCGGCAGGACAGGCGGCCGCAGACACGGCCGACATCTCCGACAAAGTGGGGAGGGTTATCCCCCATGCAAACTTCGTCACCAGGATCACGATGCCAGCGAAATATTTGGAAGCCTATCGCCTGGTCAGACCGTTCGTGCAGAACCTGCAAGAGGGCGGTTACGACTCTTATTTGCTCGCTACGGAGCTCATGGAACGCAACTGCTATCGCGAAATTCGAAATGGCTATGGCACGCTGCAAATGCTCGATCTCACAGACTCGGTGAAAAAGGGGCGAGCGGAAGTGATGAATCTGGTGGGCGACATCGAGGCACTTTTGGCGGATGAAGAAACGGGGGTAGCAAATGGCTAA
- a CDS encoding DUF6290 family protein has protein sequence MDDGKFNALLEPTKKDRTVHVRVTADEHAAIEKAAESAGMTVSSFFRSLLLEGAGVKPMLTGDDRLVMAALLEDMRMIGINLNQVARALNSGRGVHPSELDINLENVQRVQAAVMSELRALTRRAGYQRRGEK, from the coding sequence ATGGATGACGGGAAATTCAACGCTCTTCTCGAGCCGACGAAGAAAGATCGCACTGTGCATGTCCGCGTCACGGCCGACGAACATGCGGCGATCGAGAAGGCCGCCGAGAGTGCCGGCATGACGGTGTCCAGCTTTTTCCGGTCGCTGCTTTTGGAGGGGGCAGGGGTCAAGCCGATGTTGACCGGCGATGACCGCCTGGTCATGGCGGCTCTGCTCGAAGACATGCGGATGATCGGGATCAACCTGAACCAGGTTGCCAGGGCGCTCAACAGCGGCCGCGGGGTCCACCCAAGCGAATTGGACATCAACCTTGAGAACGTGCAGCGGGTGCAAGCGGCAGTGATGAGCGAGCTACGTGCTCTGACGCGGCGAGCTGGTTATCAGCGCCGAGGGGAGAAATAG